The following proteins are co-located in the Eublepharis macularius isolate TG4126 chromosome 5, MPM_Emac_v1.0, whole genome shotgun sequence genome:
- the LOC129331069 gene encoding protein ABHD16B-like translates to MCSKMKACLVIKDGCLFRNWPVEYRWDESKGSKSSSVGVGNGSSTTISKAPSLPTASKHGGPRLSQTSVLHSMKQSSSKLARYAIAHSLGRWLLYPGSVCLLNKIPLSLLVSGRTRLMEDFQGKRAKLVARDGNKIDTMFVDRRRRKDPLQRGMQLVICCEGNGSFYEVGCLFTPLKAGYSVLGWNHPGFARSTGKPYPKNDINAMEVVLQYAIHRLNFSLPDIAIYGYSLGSYTATWAAMSYPELGALILDASFDGLLPLAMKLIDKRWRKLVMKTVMEHFNLNVVEQLCKYPGPVLLIRRTLDEITSTQFSKENNIPIAKTNRANQLLLQLLKTRYPEIISGTEEVVQHWLSADSHVLESIVYNYLYKVDEDWCLGKLQSYKASLGPKADFPWMIGKGLSGRQKQQLALFLARKHLKNVMTTHGRTLPPEHFQLPWKL, encoded by the coding sequence ATGTGTTCCAAAATGAAAGCATGCCTGGTGATCAAGGATGGATGTTTATTCAGGAATTGGCCCGTGGAATACCGTTGGGATGAGTCCAAGGGTAGCAAAAGCAGCAGTGTTGGTGTTGGGAATGGTAGCAGCACCACCATCAGCAAAGCTCCGAGTTTGCCCACGGCTAGCAAGCACGGAGGGCCAAGACTATCTCAAACCAGCGTCCTGCACAGCATGAAGCAATCCTCCAGCAAGCTGGCCAGGTACGCCATCGCTCACTCTCTTGGCCGCTGGTTGCTCTACCCCGGCTCCGTTTGCCTCTTGAACAAAATCCCGCTGTCTTTGCTGGTGAGCGGCCGGACCCGCCTCATGGAGGATTTTCAAGGAAAACGAGCCAAACTCGTTGCCCGGGACGGAAACAAAATCGATACCATGTTTGTAGACAGGAGGCGGAGGAAAGATCCTTTGCAGCGGGGAATGCAGTTGGTGATTTGCTGCGAAGGGAACGGCAGCTTTTACGAAGTCGGCTGCCTTTTTACCCCATTGAAAGCTGGGTATTCTGTCCTGGGGTGGAATCACCCGGGGTTTGCAAGGAGCACGGGGAAACCCTACCCGAAGAACGACATCAACGCCATGGAGGTTGTGCTCCAATACGCCATACATCGCCTTAACTTTAGCCTACCGGACATTGCAATCTACGGCTACTCTTTAGGCAGCTACACAGCCACGTGGGCGGCCATGAGCTATCCAGAGCTGGGCGCgttgatcctggatgcctcctttgACGGACTGCTCCCCTTGGCGATGAAACTGATTGACAAGAGGTGGAGGAAGCTGGTGATGAAGACGGTCATGGAGCATTTCAACCTCAACGTGGTCGAACAGCTGTGCAAATATCCAGGGCCCGTTCTGCTGATCCGGAGGACCCTTGATGAAATCACCAGCACCCAGTTCAGCAAGGAAAACAACATTCCCATCGCCAAGACCAACCGAGCCaaccagctgctgctgcagctcctTAAAACCCGTTATCCGGAGATTATCTCCGGGACAGAAGAAGTGGTGCAGCACTGGCTTTCCGCTGACAGCCATGTGTTGGAATCCATCGTCTACAACTACTTGTACAAAGTAGATGAAGACTGGTGCCTCGGGAAGCTACAAAGCTACAAAGCCAGTCTGGGACCAAAAGCTGATTTCCCGTGGATGATTGGCAAAGGCCTCTCCGGCAGGCAGAAGCAGCAGTTGGCTCTGTTTCTTGCCCGGAAGCATCTAAAGAACGTGATGACCACACATGGGAGAACTTTGCCACCCGAGCATTTTCAGTTGCCCTGGAAGCTCTAG